In Candidatus Rokuibacteriota bacterium, the genomic window CATCCACGCCGTGCGCCCCGGGGCCACCACCCGGGACATCGCGCTCAAATGGCCCTCGGCGAAGGAGGCCTGGGGGTACGAGGAGGAGGACCTGGCGGCCGCCAACCTGTGGGGTCACGGCCTGGGACTGGCCCAGTATGACCAGCCCGTCATTTCCCGCATCTGGTCACTCGATCACCCGCTCGAGATCAAGCCCGGCAAGGTCTTCGCGCTCGAGACCCAGCACGGCAAGAAGTACGAGTGGGGGGTGCGGATCGAGGAGATGCTGATCGTCCATGAGGACCGGACCGAGATCA contains:
- a CDS encoding M24 family metallopeptidase, whose amino-acid sequence is IHAVRPGATTRDIALKWPSAKEAWGYEEEDLAAANLWGHGLGLAQYDQPVISRIWSLDHPLEIKPGKVFALETQHGKKYEWGVRIEEMLIVHEDRTEIISNFPVEQITVVV